One Mycolicibacterium fortuitum subsp. fortuitum genomic window carries:
- a CDS encoding Rossmann-like and DUF2520 domain-containing protein, whose protein sequence is MQQPPANGWSPPEGLRPARLSVGIISAGRVGTALGFALERVDHVVVACSAISDASRLRAQRRLPETAILPVAEVAQQAELLLLTVPDAELASLVSGLAATGSVRPGTIVVHTSGANGVAVLAPLTEQGCIPLAIHPAMTFTGSDEDISRLPDTCFGVTAADEVGYAIGQSLVLEIGGEPFRVPEYARTQYHAALAHASNHLVTLLLDAVDTLRASLRGQELLGQELVDDAPGGLPERVVGPLARAALDNALQRGQSALTGPVARGDAAAVAAHLESLGALDPELARAYRADSLRTAQRAHAPAGVFAVLEAGTETGPETSPETSQG, encoded by the coding sequence ATGCAGCAGCCCCCTGCGAACGGGTGGTCCCCGCCTGAGGGATTGCGTCCGGCCAGGCTCAGCGTCGGTATCATTTCCGCTGGTCGGGTGGGTACCGCGCTCGGCTTTGCGCTGGAGCGGGTCGACCACGTCGTGGTGGCGTGCAGCGCCATATCCGACGCATCGAGGTTGCGGGCACAGCGTCGGCTGCCCGAGACCGCCATCCTTCCCGTCGCCGAGGTCGCGCAGCAGGCTGAACTGTTGCTGCTGACGGTCCCCGACGCGGAGCTGGCGTCTCTGGTGTCGGGTCTGGCAGCCACCGGCTCGGTGCGGCCGGGCACCATCGTGGTGCACACCTCGGGCGCCAACGGGGTGGCGGTGCTGGCGCCGCTGACCGAGCAGGGGTGCATTCCGCTCGCCATCCATCCGGCGATGACGTTCACCGGCTCGGATGAGGACATCTCGCGCCTGCCCGACACGTGTTTCGGTGTCACCGCGGCCGATGAGGTCGGTTATGCGATCGGTCAGTCGCTGGTGCTGGAGATCGGCGGTGAGCCGTTCCGTGTGCCCGAGTACGCCAGGACGCAGTATCACGCGGCGCTCGCCCATGCCAGCAACCACTTGGTCACCCTGCTGCTCGACGCGGTCGACACGCTTCGTGCCTCGCTGCGCGGCCAGGAACTACTCGGCCAGGAACTCGTCGACGATGCGCCGGGCGGTCTGCCCGAACGCGTGGTGGGCCCGCTGGCCCGGGCCGCGCTCGACAATGCGCTGCAACGCGGTCAGTCCGCGCTGACCGGTCCCGTGGCGCGTGGTGACGCTGCCGCGGTCGCCGCACACCTGGAGTCCCTCGGCGCACTGGATCCTGAACTGGCCCGGGCATACCGGGCCGACTCACTGCGTACTGCCCAGCGTGCGCACGCGCCTGCGGGCGTGTTCGCCGTCTTGGAAGCAGGCACCGAAACAGGCCCGGAAACCAGCCCTGAAACGAGTCAAGGATGA